TTTCATAATTATCCAATTTTTGCATCTGATTGTTCAACAATTGAAGAAAGTGATACTTACTCTATCGAATTTATTTTCTACTTGATGCAATTATTTCAAGATAAGATTTATAAAATGCAAACAGGTGGAGCACAACCACACATTCATCCAAGTGACTTAAATCCGATTTTAATACCTATTCCTATAAATCAGGAAGAACAAACCCGCATCGCCACCATTTTATCCGATATGGATGCCGAGATAAGCGCCTTAGAAACCAAATTGGAGAAGTACAAAAAAGTAAAACTGGGAATGATGCAAAATTTATTAACGGGGAAAATACGGCTTGTTTAATGGTTAATGGTTAATGGTTAATGGTTAATGGTTAATGGTTAATGGTTAATGGTTAATGGTTAATGGTTAATTATGAATGATATGAAGGAGAATGTGATAAAAGCTAAAAGTTTTGGGTTTGCTATCAGAATAGTCAAGCTATTTCAATATTTACAGACCGAAAAGAAAGAGTATATTTTAAGCAAACAATTACTCAGAAGCGGCACAGGTGTTGGGGCTTGGGTACGTGAGGCTGAACATTCGGAAAGCAAGGCTGACTTTGTTCACAAATTAGCCATTGCTCAAAAAGAAATTAACGGAACCATTTACTGGTTAGAACTTTTATAGCAACCCAACATTAACAACTAACCATTCATAATTAATCATTGATGAAAGTAGGTCAAATAGAACGTACCACTCAAAACCGAGTCGTGAAGCTTTTTCAGGAAGTTTTGAAATACGGCTATTTGGGTAATCTGGAAAAAGAAGAAGACAACAGCAATATCAACGAAGTGTTGCTCACGGCTTACCTGACCAAAAAAGGGCATAGCCAAAACCTGATTGGCAAAGTATTGTATGAGTTCAAAAAAATTGCCACCATCAACACCCATGACAACCTGTATCAGGCCAACAAAAATGTATATGCAGCACTACGATACGGCATCAATGTAAAGGAAGAAGCAGGGCAAAACAAAGAAACGGTTTACCTGATAGATTGGAAAAATCCGCTGGAGAATGATTTTGCCATAGCCGAAGAGGTTACCATCAAAGGGCAGCAAAATACTCGTGGTGAGCAGAGTCGAACCAAACGCCCTGATATTGTATTGTACATCAACGGCATTGCCATTGGTGTTTTGGAGTTGAAACGAAGCACAGTTTCTGTTACAGAAGGCATACGTCAAAACAACGACAACCAGAAACACCTGTTCATCAAACCTTTTTACACTACGATTCAGTTGGTGATGGCCGGGCAGGATGTGGAAGGGTTGCGATATGCAGCCATCGACACACCCGAAAAGTATTATCTGAAATGGAAGGAAATCAATGAAACAAATAACCCGAATGACACTTATCTGCTGGAATTGACCAAACCTATCCGGGAGCAAGCCGCCCAGGCAGAAAATCTACTGGATCAGAACCTTATTGAAATGCTGGGCAAAGAACGGCTGCTCGAAATCCTGCATGATTTTGTAGTGTTTGACCGTGGGCAAAAGAAGTTTTGCCGCCCCAATCAATATTTTGGAATCAAAGCCGCCCGGGAACACATCCGTAACCGAGAAGGCGGCATCATCTGGCACACCCAGGGCAGCGGCAAAAGCCTGACCATGGTGTGGCTCACCAAATGGATAAGGGAATACAATCCAAACGCAAGGGTACTCATCATTACCGATCGGGACGAGCTGGACAAACAAATTGAGAAAGTTTTCAAAGGCGTGGAGGAGCAGATTCTTCGCACCAAAAGCGGAGCCGATTTAATTGAGAAATTGAATGCCACCACGCCCTGGCTGTTGTGCTCACTCATTCACAAATTTGGCAACAAAGAAGAAAGTGCCGACAAAAAGAAAGACTACGACAGCTACCTTGAAGAATTAAAAAACAGCCTGCCAAGAGATTTTAAGCCTAAAGGCGATGTTTATGTGCTGGTGGATGAATGCCACCGCACCCAAAGCGGAGACCTGCACAAATCCATGCGACAGATTCTGGGAGAAGATGCTTTATTTATTGGTTTTACCGGAACCCCGCTGATGAAGGCCGATAAGCAGAAGAGCATTGAAATTTTCGGCAGATACATTCACACCTACAAATTTGACGAAGCAGTGAAGGATGGTGTAGTGCTGGACTTGCGGTACGAGGCCCGCGACATTGAGCAGAAAATCACTTCGGCAGACAAAATAGATTTATGGTTTGAGAGCAAAACCAAAGGGCTGACCGACTTTGCCAAAACCGAACTCAAACAGAAGTGGGGCACGATGAAAAAAGTGTTTAGTTCGGTAGGTCGTTTGCAGAAAATTGTTGCCGATATTCTGATAGATATGGAAACCCGTGACCGCCTGCAAAACGGCAGGGGCAACGCCATATTGGTATCGGACAGCATTTACAATGCCTGTCGTTTTTACCAGTTGTTTCAGGACGCAGGATTTACCCGTTGTGCCATTGTTACCTCATTTGCCCCCTCATACAGCGACATCAAAGGAGAAGGCGAAGGATACACCGAGAAACTAATGCAATACGACATCTATCAAAAGATGCTCAACGGGAAAACCCCCGAAGACTTTGAAGATGAAGCAAAAAAACGTTTCACAGACGAGCCTGCACAAATGAAGTTGCTCATTGTGGTGGATAAGTTGCTCACAGGCTTTGATGCGCCCAGTGCTACGTACCTGTACATCGACAAGAGTATGCGGGATCACGGCTTGTTTCAGGCTATATGCCGCGTAAACCGCCTGGATGGTGACGACAAAAATTATGGTTATATCATAGACTATAAGGATTTGTTTGGTAGTCTGGAAAGTGCCTATACGGATTTTACTTCTAAAGCATTTGAGGATTACGACAGGGAAGATGTGGAAGGCTTGTTATCCGACCGGCTGGACAAAGGAAAAGAGCGCATGGGCGATGCCCTGGAAACCATCAGAGCCTTATGTGAAGCAGTGGCTCCGCCAAAAGGAACCCAGCAATACATTACATTCTTTTGTGGAAATCCGCAAGTCAAAGAGGATCTTAAAGACACGGAGCCAAAGCGGGTGGCGTTGTATAAAGCGGTTATTGCTTTAATCCGGGCCTATGCCAACATCGCCGATGAAATGGAAGAAGCCGGCTATACACCCGCACAAATTGAAAAAATAAAAGAAGAAATCAGGCATTATGAAAATGTCAGAAAGGAAGTTCAACTGGCCAGCGGCGACTGGGTGGATCTCAAGCAATACGAGCCGGCCATGCGGCATTTGATCGACAGCTACATTGCCGCAGAGGAAAGCAAAAAGGTTTCTGCCTTTGATGATTTCAGCCTGGTGGAGTTACTGGTGAAAGATGGGCAGTCGGCACTGGAAAAACTGCCGGAAGGGATAAGGCATAACAAAGCAGCGATGGCAGAAACCATAGAGAATAACCTTCGAAAAGTAATCATTGAAGAAAGTCCGGCCAATCCGATTTACTATGAGAAAATGAGTGTTTTGCTGGAGGAATTGATTAAGCTGAGAAATGAAGAAGCAGAGGCCTATGAAGAATACCTGAAAAAAATCACTGAGCTGGCAGTAAAAATCAAAAAGCCGGAAACTAGTAGTGAGTACCCATCAAAAATCAATACACACGGGAAAAGGGCTTTGTATGACAACTTAGACCGGGATGAGGCATGCACACTTGTGATGGATCGTGAAGTAAAATACGGCAAACACGACGATTGGCAAGGCACGCTTTCAAAAGAAAAACACTTGAAAAACAAAGTAGTAAAACCTGTTTTGGAAAAGTATGACAAACTGGAAAAACTGGATCCTATTTTTGAAGTTATCAAACAGCAAAAAGAGTACAAGTAAACCATGGAAGAAGTAAAGGTTTTACAGATCACTTCCAATCTGAGTATTGATGTTGTGCGTAAAGACATCAGAAATATGCACCTCGCGGTATATCCGCCAACGGGCAGGGTTCGCGTTGCGGCGCCCCTGCGTGTAAATGACGAAGCGGTAAAGCTATTCGCCATTTCAAAAATCGCATGGATAAGAAAAAACCAGAGAAATTTCACCGCTCAGGCCAGACAGACGCCAAGACAATACAAAGAGAGGGAGAGCCACTATTTTTTAGGCAGACGTTATCTGTTAAGAATTACGGAACACGACGCCCCGGCAAAAGTTGAAGTAAAAACCAAAACCTATATTGACTTATTTGTAAGGCCTGATACCACAGCAGAACAAAAACAAGCCATCCTGACCGAGTGGTATCGCTCAGAATTGAAGAAGCTCGTTCCTCCGCTCATTGACAAATGGCAGGAAAAAATTGGCGTTAACATTAACGCATGGCACGTAAAACAAATGAAAACCAAATGGGGGACCTGCAATATTGAGCAAAAAAGAATCTGGATCAACCTCGAACTGGCAAAAAAACCCATTCATTGTCTGGAATACATTATTGTACACGAACTTATGCACTTATTTGAAAGACACCATAACGACCGTTTTTTGTCTTTAATGGAGAAACACATGCCTCAATGGAGATTTTATAAAGAAGAATTAAATCGTTTCCCTGTAAGCCACGGGG
The DNA window shown above is from Bacteroidia bacterium and carries:
- a CDS encoding HsdR family type I site-specific deoxyribonuclease, with product MMKVGQIERTTQNRVVKLFQEVLKYGYLGNLEKEEDNSNINEVLLTAYLTKKGHSQNLIGKVLYEFKKIATINTHDNLYQANKNVYAALRYGINVKEEAGQNKETVYLIDWKNPLENDFAIAEEVTIKGQQNTRGEQSRTKRPDIVLYINGIAIGVLELKRSTVSVTEGIRQNNDNQKHLFIKPFYTTIQLVMAGQDVEGLRYAAIDTPEKYYLKWKEINETNNPNDTYLLELTKPIREQAAQAENLLDQNLIEMLGKERLLEILHDFVVFDRGQKKFCRPNQYFGIKAAREHIRNREGGIIWHTQGSGKSLTMVWLTKWIREYNPNARVLIITDRDELDKQIEKVFKGVEEQILRTKSGADLIEKLNATTPWLLCSLIHKFGNKEESADKKKDYDSYLEELKNSLPRDFKPKGDVYVLVDECHRTQSGDLHKSMRQILGEDALFIGFTGTPLMKADKQKSIEIFGRYIHTYKFDEAVKDGVVLDLRYEARDIEQKITSADKIDLWFESKTKGLTDFAKTELKQKWGTMKKVFSSVGRLQKIVADILIDMETRDRLQNGRGNAILVSDSIYNACRFYQLFQDAGFTRCAIVTSFAPSYSDIKGEGEGYTEKLMQYDIYQKMLNGKTPEDFEDEAKKRFTDEPAQMKLLIVVDKLLTGFDAPSATYLYIDKSMRDHGLFQAICRVNRLDGDDKNYGYIIDYKDLFGSLESAYTDFTSKAFEDYDREDVEGLLSDRLDKGKERMGDALETIRALCEAVAPPKGTQQYITFFCGNPQVKEDLKDTEPKRVALYKAVIALIRAYANIADEMEEAGYTPAQIEKIKEEIRHYENVRKEVQLASGDWVDLKQYEPAMRHLIDSYIAAEESKKVSAFDDFSLVELLVKDGQSALEKLPEGIRHNKAAMAETIENNLRKVIIEESPANPIYYEKMSVLLEELIKLRNEEAEAYEEYLKKITELAVKIKKPETSSEYPSKINTHGKRALYDNLDRDEACTLVMDREVKYGKHDDWQGTLSKEKHLKNKVVKPVLEKYDKLEKLDPIFEVIKQQKEYK
- a CDS encoding SprT family zinc-dependent metalloprotease, whose product is MEEVKVLQITSNLSIDVVRKDIRNMHLAVYPPTGRVRVAAPLRVNDEAVKLFAISKIAWIRKNQRNFTAQARQTPRQYKERESHYFLGRRYLLRITEHDAPAKVEVKTKTYIDLFVRPDTTAEQKQAILTEWYRSELKKLVPPLIDKWQEKIGVNINAWHVKQMKTKWGTCNIEQKRIWINLELAKKPIHCLEYIIVHELMHLFERHHNDRFLSLMEKHMPQWRFYKEELNRFPVSHGEWTY